In one window of Bacteroidota bacterium DNA:
- a CDS encoding trehalase family glycosidase encodes MREAIDSLLFDEDTDGDKKITIDDPHVPGTERGNKRTWVGTPDGHRYEVAGTYFLSNLLQELTLSAANGAGTAEIRSDRIFEPPIDRMSRLIKDLYWSGLTRRLEEQGLVAMLTDEKAGTVDGLHYVYVPRADEMAYSYFSRIADRHREWEMKVVRLPQKVTPDFVRSLGGRHGILNLELLHDPDGTYRGTPFVVPGGRFNEMYGWDSYFIALGLLQDGRVELAKAMVDNLIYEITYYGAILNANRSYYLTRSQPPFLTSMALEVYKRLPKDSLNREWLGRAFQAAIKEYHQVWMNADRLTATGLSRYHDSGVGPPPEVEPGHFDAVYAPYAKKLRMDVRAFEAGYRAGKIPVPELDRYFVHDRSMRESGHDTSYRLEGCSADLVTVDLNSLLYKIEMDIARTIEGVFGDSLRSVDGRIEKASDWFDRARKRKDLVNRYLWNEDRGIYFDYNVASGRQTNYVSATALYPLWAGLATDRQAKRLVAQALPQLEMAGGIAGSSEDSRGPIGPNRPLRQWDYPFGWAPHQMLIWKGLMNSGLDTIAQRLIYRWLYTLTVNAVNYNGTIPEKFDVVNRTHRVFAEYGNVGTTFSYITKEGFGWTNASYQVGLSLLPPHFRDALNNLIPPEWIF; translated from the coding sequence GTGCGCGAAGCGATCGACTCGCTGCTCTTTGATGAAGATACCGATGGCGATAAAAAAATCACGATCGACGATCCTCATGTTCCGGGGACGGAACGTGGGAACAAGCGCACCTGGGTCGGAACCCCGGACGGGCATCGGTATGAAGTGGCCGGGACCTACTTTCTTTCAAACCTTCTTCAGGAACTCACTCTCTCCGCAGCGAACGGGGCCGGAACCGCTGAAATCCGGTCCGATAGAATTTTCGAACCTCCTATCGACCGGATGTCACGACTGATCAAAGATCTTTATTGGAGCGGCTTGACGAGGCGTCTCGAGGAGCAGGGCCTCGTCGCGATGCTGACCGACGAGAAGGCGGGAACGGTGGACGGGCTTCACTACGTCTACGTGCCCCGCGCCGACGAGATGGCCTACAGTTATTTTTCGAGGATCGCCGACCGCCATCGTGAGTGGGAGATGAAGGTGGTGCGCCTCCCCCAGAAGGTCACGCCGGATTTTGTGCGCAGCCTCGGCGGGCGCCATGGGATCCTGAACCTCGAACTGCTGCATGACCCGGACGGAACGTACCGGGGCACCCCCTTCGTGGTCCCCGGGGGGCGGTTCAACGAGATGTACGGATGGGACAGCTACTTCATCGCCCTCGGGCTGCTGCAGGACGGCCGCGTGGAGCTCGCGAAGGCGATGGTGGACAATCTCATTTACGAGATCACGTACTACGGGGCCATTCTGAATGCGAACCGCAGCTACTACCTGACCCGCTCCCAGCCGCCCTTCCTGACCTCGATGGCTCTCGAGGTGTACAAGCGACTTCCGAAAGACTCGCTCAACCGCGAGTGGCTCGGGCGCGCGTTCCAGGCCGCGATCAAGGAGTACCATCAGGTCTGGATGAACGCCGACCGTCTGACAGCGACCGGGCTGAGCCGTTATCACGATTCCGGCGTGGGCCCTCCGCCGGAGGTGGAACCGGGACACTTCGATGCGGTCTATGCCCCGTACGCGAAAAAACTCCGGATGGATGTGAGAGCGTTTGAAGCCGGCTACAGGGCCGGCAAAATTCCCGTTCCGGAACTCGACCGGTATTTCGTCCATGACAGAAGCATGCGTGAGTCGGGCCATGATACGAGCTATCGTCTTGAAGGCTGTTCCGCCGACCTCGTCACCGTGGACCTGAATTCGCTCCTCTATAAGATCGAAATGGACATAGCCCGCACGATCGAAGGGGTGTTCGGGGACTCGCTGCGGTCGGTCGATGGGCGGATCGAGAAAGCCTCGGATTGGTTCGACCGGGCGCGAAAGCGGAAGGACCTGGTGAACCGGTATCTCTGGAATGAAGACCGCGGGATCTATTTTGATTATAACGTAGCGAGCGGGCGCCAGACCAATTACGTGAGCGCGACTGCCCTTTATCCCCTGTGGGCCGGACTGGCGACCGACCGGCAGGCAAAGAGGCTCGTGGCGCAGGCCCTTCCGCAACTGGAGATGGCCGGCGGGATCGCTGGGTCGTCCGAAGACTCGCGCGGCCCCATCGGCCCGAACCGCCCCTTACGCCAGTGGGATTATCCGTTCGGCTGGGCCCCCCATCAGATGCTCATCTGGAAGGGACTGATGAATTCCGGGCTCGATACGATCGCGCAGCGGCTGATTTACCGGTGGCTTTATACGCTCACCGTGAATGCCGTCAATTACAACGGCACGATCCCCGAGAAATTTGATGTCGTCAACCGGACCCACCGTGTGTTCGCCGAGTACGGAAACGTGGGAACGACATTCTCCTATATTACGAAGGAGGGATTCGGCTGGACGAATGCTTCCTACCAGGTAGGGTTGAGCCTTCTTCCTCCCCATTTCCGGGATGCGCTCAACAACCTCATACCCCCGGAGTGGATATTCTGA